Proteins from a single region of Desulfobacter postgatei 2ac9:
- the ltrA gene encoding group II intron reverse transcriptase/maturase gives MLREKYKRRTRKYESTDAGHRGGATRSSDEDSVMELERRGSIDQLEVKKTTGNRRIGLNQAKPFCIPKLEVMEAYERVKANKGAAGVDGQSIEEFESNLKDNLYKLWNRMSSGSYFPPPVMRVEIPKGDGRMRPLGIPTVSDRIAQQIVKQQLEPELEKHFHPDSYGYRPEKSALDAVGKARENCWKYDWVLDLDIKGFFDNIDHDLLMKAVRYHTDDRWVLLYIERWLKAPVMMTDHTLFHPKKGTPQGGVISPLLANLFLHYAFDNWMERQCPATPFERYADDAVCHCKSLAQAEYLLRKLNERMENVGLELHPEKTKIVYCKDTDRQKDYALTSFDFLGYTFRARKSKNRWGKFFINFSPAVSNKAAKAIRQTSRKWNWPRRSDKSLEDLAHMFNPVIQGWINYYGRFYKSALYPALRCLDRRLVIWATRKYKRFRGHRRRASQWLARIARRQPNLFAHWRLLYA, from the coding sequence ATGCTAAGGGAGAAATACAAGCGGAGGACCCGTAAGTATGAGAGTACCGATGCAGGGCACAGGGGCGGAGCGACCCGTAGTAGTGATGAAGATTCTGTAATGGAATTGGAGCGAAGGGGAAGCATTGACCAGCTTGAAGTAAAGAAAACAACTGGAAACAGGAGGATTGGATTGAACCAAGCAAAGCCGTTTTGTATTCCTAAACTTGAGGTTATGGAGGCATATGAACGGGTTAAAGCCAACAAAGGGGCTGCCGGTGTAGACGGACAGTCAATCGAAGAGTTTGAGTCTAACTTAAAGGACAATCTTTACAAGCTCTGGAATCGGATGTCCTCCGGCAGTTATTTCCCTCCTCCGGTAATGAGGGTGGAAATACCCAAGGGAGACGGTCGAATGAGGCCGTTGGGAATACCGACAGTGTCGGACAGAATCGCTCAGCAGATAGTCAAACAGCAATTGGAGCCGGAATTGGAAAAACATTTTCATCCGGATTCGTATGGCTATCGACCGGAGAAATCTGCTTTGGATGCAGTTGGGAAAGCCCGGGAGAATTGCTGGAAATATGACTGGGTATTGGATCTTGATATTAAAGGATTTTTCGATAATATTGACCATGATCTTTTGATGAAAGCAGTTCGGTATCACACGGATGACAGATGGGTGCTTCTGTATATAGAACGGTGGCTGAAAGCCCCTGTGATGATGACAGACCACACACTATTCCATCCAAAGAAGGGAACCCCGCAAGGAGGTGTTATCAGTCCCTTGCTGGCCAATCTCTTTTTGCATTATGCATTTGACAACTGGATGGAAAGGCAGTGCCCGGCCACACCGTTTGAGCGTTATGCGGATGATGCAGTGTGCCATTGTAAAAGCCTTGCCCAGGCTGAATATTTGCTTAGAAAGCTGAATGAGCGAATGGAGAATGTGGGACTGGAATTACATCCGGAGAAGACGAAAATAGTCTACTGCAAGGATACAGACCGGCAAAAGGATTATGCCCTGACAAGTTTTGATTTTCTGGGTTATACATTTCGTGCTCGGAAATCAAAGAACCGATGGGGAAAATTCTTCATTAATTTTTCTCCTGCTGTCAGCAATAAAGCAGCAAAAGCAATTCGGCAAACCTCACGAAAGTGGAATTGGCCCAGGCGCAGTGACAAGAGCCTGGAAGATTTAGCCCACATGTTCAATCCTGTCATTCAAGGTTGGATTAACTACTATGGCAGGTTTTATAAATCTGCACTCTACCCGGCCTTAAGGTGCCTGGATCGCCGGTTGGTGATTTGGGCAACAAGGAAATACAAACGTTTTAGGGGACATCGACGAAGGGCAAGTCAGTGGCTGGCTCGAATTGCACGAAGACAGCCAAATTTGTTTGCCCATTGGAGACTACTCTATGCATAG
- a CDS encoding NAD-dependent deacylase: protein MNIYQEAAKQIIDARYCVAFTGAGISVESGIPPFRGRNGLWNKYDPKTFEIDYFLQDSAKAWMILRDIFYDLFGQVLPNTAHYALAEMEQRGLLKSVITQNIDNLHKDAGNKEVYEFHGSLKQIVCLNCGQKVNVARVDMNRLPPTCLTCGGLMKPDVVFFGEAIPEYAASKSFEASQKADCMILIGTTGTVAPANIIPPRAKDGGTTIIEINPEPSEYTNWITDIFIQENATTAMENLMEAINGLS, encoded by the coding sequence ATGAATATTTATCAAGAAGCCGCCAAACAAATTATTGATGCCCGCTATTGTGTGGCCTTTACCGGGGCCGGGATTTCCGTTGAAAGCGGCATTCCGCCGTTTAGGGGCAGAAACGGGCTGTGGAATAAATATGATCCCAAAACCTTTGAAATTGATTATTTTCTCCAGGACTCGGCCAAGGCGTGGATGATCCTCAGGGATATTTTCTATGACCTGTTCGGCCAGGTCCTGCCCAACACCGCCCACTATGCCCTGGCGGAGATGGAGCAGCGGGGCCTGTTAAAATCAGTCATCACTCAAAATATCGACAACCTGCACAAGGATGCCGGCAACAAAGAAGTTTACGAATTCCACGGGTCGTTAAAACAGATCGTCTGCCTGAACTGCGGACAAAAAGTGAATGTGGCCCGGGTGGACATGAATCGTCTGCCCCCCACCTGCTTGACTTGCGGTGGTCTGATGAAGCCGGATGTGGTGTTTTTCGGGGAGGCCATTCCCGAATATGCGGCGTCCAAGTCTTTTGAGGCGTCGCAGAAAGCGGACTGCATGATACTTATCGGCACCACAGGCACGGTGGCACCTGCCAATATAATCCCCCCCAGGGCCAAGGACGGCGGCACCACCATCATAGAGATCAACCCGGAACCGTCGGAATATACCAACTGGATAACGGATATATTCATCCAGGAGAACGCCACAACAGCCATGGAAAATCTCATGGAAGCCATTAATGGGCTTTCCTGA
- a CDS encoding histidine triad nucleotide-binding protein, with protein MPDDCLFCKIVNHELPSDMLYEDGDYVVFRDIHPKAPVHLLIVPKTHIRSVNDIQPAHTELVGGLFTLAAKMAQKEGINKSGYKLLFNVEKGGGQEIFHLHLHLFGGWKK; from the coding sequence ATGCCTGACGATTGTCTTTTCTGTAAAATTGTAAACCATGAACTTCCCAGCGACATGCTCTATGAGGACGGCGACTATGTGGTGTTCAGGGATATCCACCCCAAGGCCCCCGTCCACCTGCTGATCGTGCCCAAAACCCATATCCGCAGCGTTAACGACATTCAACCTGCGCATACTGAACTCGTTGGAGGACTTTTCACCCTGGCCGCAAAGATGGCCCAAAAAGAGGGGATAAACAAATCCGGGTATAAGCTGCTCTTTAATGTGGAAAAAGGCGGGGGCCAGGAGATCTTCCACCTGCATCTTCATCTGTTTGGCGGCTGGAAAAAATAA
- a CDS encoding rhomboid family intramembrane serine protease, which translates to MIDDRTKFTIQAVIWVNVIMYALSLLFSRGLHFTLNPLTALAPSTDALIFLGASGTVPLAYSHDWSSIFTANWLHGSLLHILFNMMALRTLAPLTAKEFGVYRMLSIYILSGAGGFFLSCVGGVPLTIGASAGLCGLIGALFYFGWSRGGIWGKMVFDQTKSWIFSLVLIGLILPNINNWGHGGGFAAGFILAFLFGYEECRRSGKIDILICTGMSVFTCFLLFRSVFQGFELILK; encoded by the coding sequence ATGATTGATGATCGGACAAAATTTACGATACAGGCCGTGATCTGGGTCAATGTGATCATGTATGCCCTGTCCCTGCTGTTCTCCCGGGGACTTCACTTCACCCTGAATCCCTTAACAGCCCTGGCACCGTCCACTGATGCCCTGATTTTCCTTGGTGCTTCCGGGACCGTGCCCCTGGCTTATTCTCATGACTGGAGCAGTATTTTCACCGCAAACTGGCTGCACGGCAGCCTGTTGCACATCCTTTTCAACATGATGGCGCTTCGCACCCTTGCTCCGCTCACGGCAAAGGAATTCGGGGTCTACCGGATGCTGTCCATCTATATCCTCTCCGGTGCCGGCGGTTTTTTCCTCTCCTGCGTGGGCGGTGTGCCTTTGACCATTGGGGCCTCTGCCGGTCTTTGCGGGTTGATCGGTGCCCTGTTTTATTTTGGCTGGTCCCGGGGCGGCATCTGGGGAAAAATGGTATTTGATCAGACCAAGTCCTGGATTTTCAGCCTGGTGCTGATTGGACTGATCCTGCCGAACATTAACAACTGGGGCCATGGCGGCGGGTTTGCCGCAGGCTTTATCCTGGCGTTCCTATTTGGGTATGAGGAGTGCCGCAGATCCGGAAAAATAGACATCCTTATTTGCACAGGCATGTCCGTGTTTACCTGTTTTCTTCTCTTTCGGTCAGTTTTCCAAGGCTTTGAACTCATTCTGAAATAA